A DNA window from Zingiber officinale cultivar Zhangliang chromosome 3A, Zo_v1.1, whole genome shotgun sequence contains the following coding sequences:
- the LOC122052820 gene encoding 4-coumarate--CoA ligase-like 6 → MADKSSANSPKFHFGSQIPSFFCQETGIHCSKHPPVVLPQDPFIDLVSFVLSQPHRGVTALVDSTTGASLSYADLRRMVASFSSGLSQIGVTANDVVLVLLPNIILFPVIFLAILAAGAIFSSMNPLSKPDEVVKQMKQCRFTLIFTTAENAPNLTGLGVKIVIVPEEPDSSPSKFSHFYSLMSNRPTDAPRPVIRQTDAAAILFSSGTTGDIKGVVLTHRNLIAAVELFVGFEASQCERESCKDVYLAAIPMFHIYGLSLFSMGILSFGAAIVVMKKFDVAEAVRVIDAMKVTHFPVVPPILASLARSEGTGGSRLETLVQVSCGAAPLNQKVMRDFLNAYPHVDLIQGYGLTESSAVGTRGFNTINSKKHTSVGLLAPNMEARVIDIETGFSLPPGSSGELLLRGPAIMKGYLNNENATLSTVVEDGWLKTGDIAYFDQDGFLFILDRLKETIKYKGFQIAPADLEALLITHQEVQDVAVTSAKNEEAGEIPVAFIVRSSRSKLSSSDIINFVANKVAPYKKVREVVFVNSIPRSASGKVLRRKLRDSLAYSKL, encoded by the exons ATGGCGGACAAAAGCTCCGCAAACTCTCCAAAGTTTCACTTCGGCTCGCAAATCCCCTCCTTTTTCTGCCAGGAGACAGGCATCCATTGCAGCAAGCACCCGCCCGTGGTCCTCCCACAAgaccccttcatcgatctcgttTCCTTCGTTCTATCCCAGCCCCATCGCGGCGTCACTGCCCTCGTCGACTCCACCACCGGCGCTTCACTCTCCTACGCCGACCTTCGCCGCATGGTCGCATCCTTCTCTTCTGGCCTCTCCCAGATCGGCGTCACTGCCAATGACGTCGTCCTCGTATTGCTACCCAACATCATTCTCTTCCCCGTTATCTTCCTGGCTATCCTCGCCGCTGGCGCGATTTTCTCCTCCATGAACCCGCTAAGCAAGCCCGATGAGGTCGTGAAACAAATGAAACAGTGCCGATTTACCCTAATTTTTACCACCGCCGAGAATGCGCCCAATTTGACCGGATTGGGCGTTAAGATTGTCATCGTGCCTGAAGAACCCGATTCCAGTCCGTCCAAGTTTTCTCATTTCTACAGTCTCATGTCGAACCGCCCTACCGACGCCCCGAGGCCGGTGATTCGTCAGACGGACGCGGCGGCGATACTGTTCTCGTCGGGCACAACCGGAGACATCAAGGGAGTCGTTCTCACCCATAGAAATTTGATTGCCGCGGTGGAGCTTTTTGTGGGGTTCGAGGCGTCGCAGTGCGAGCGTGAAAGCTGTAAGGATGTCTACCTCGCCGCTATCCCCATGTTCCATATCTACGGGCTTTCCCTCTTCTCGATGGGTATCTTGTCTTTCGGCGCGGCCATTGTCGTGATGAAGAAGTTTGATGTGGCCGAGGCGGTGAGGGTTATAGATGCAATGAAGGTCACTCATTTCCCAGTGGTTCCACCGATTCTGGCATCGCTGGCAAGGTCGGAGGGGACTGGTGGCTCTCGGTTGGAGACTCTAGTGCAAGTATCTTGCGGCGCGGCTCCTCTGAACCAAAAAGTGATGCGTGACTTCTTGAATGCCTATCCTCACGTAGATTTAATTCAG gGATATGGCTTGACGGAATCTTCTGCAGTAGGAACTCGTGGTTTCAATACAATAAACTCCAAAAAGCATACTTCTGTGGGATTGCTAGCTCCAAACATGGAAGCTAGGGTAATTGATATAGAAACAGGGTTCTCTTTGCCTCCAGGTAGCAGCGGAGAGCTGTTGCTACGGGGACCAGCAATTATGAAAG GTTATTTAAACAATGAGAACGCTACCCTGTCTACAGTTGTGGAGGATGGTTGGCTGAAAACAGGTGACATAGCATATTTCGATCAAGATGGATTCTTGTTTATATTGGACCGCTTAAAAGAAACCATCAAGTACAAAGGGTTTCAG ATAGCTCCTGCTGATTTAGAAGCGCTCTTGATCACACATCAAGAAGTCCAAGATGTTGCAGTTACATC AGCTAAGAATGAAGAAGCTGGGGAGATACCAGTGGCATTTATAGTTAGAAGCTCAAGAAGTAAGCTATCTTCCAGTGACATAATCAACTTCGTGGCTAATAAG GTGGCACCATATAAGAAGGTCAGAGAGGTCGTCTTTGTTAACTCAATTCCCAGATCAGCATCAGGAAAAGTACTTAGAAGGAAACTGCGTGACAGTTTAGCCTATTCCAAACTGTAG
- the LOC122054128 gene encoding probable calcium-binding protein CML18: MSSGEDPVKLDDEQLAELREIFRSFDRNNDGSLTQLELGSLLRCLGVKPGGDQLEALIQRADTNANGLIEFSEFIALVSPDLVAARSPYTEEQLRRLFGMFDRDGNGYITAAELAHSMAKLGHALTASELTGMIKEADHDGDGRISFKEFSQAITSAAFDSSWS, translated from the coding sequence ATGAGCAGCGGCGAAGATCCCGTGAAACTAGACGATGAGCAACTGGCGGAGCTCCGTGAGATCTTCCGCTCCTTCGACCGGAACAACGACGGGAGTCTCACCCAGCTGGAGCTCGGATCCCTCCTCCGCTGCCTCGGCGTCAAGCCCGGCGGGGATCAGCTCGAGGCCCTGATCCAGAGGGCCGACACCAACGCCAACGGCCTCATCGAGTTCTCGGAGTTCATCGCCCTCGTCTCCCCCGATCTGGTCGCGGCCCGGTCGCCCTACACGGAGGAGCAGCTCCGGCGGCTGTTCGGGATGTTCGACCGCGACGGGAACGGGTACATCACGGCGGCGGAGCTGGCGCACTCGATGGCGAAGCTGGGCCACGCCCTCACCGCCAGCGAGCTCACCGGCATGATCAAGGAGGCCGACCACGACGGCGACGGCCGCATCAGCTTTAAGGAATTCTCGCAGGCGATCACCTCTGCTGCCTTCGACAGTTCGTGGTCCTGA